CTGCGTACCACGAAAGTTTGTACATCATAATCTTCTTGCGCCGCCACATCACGGTAGATACTGGCTGTTTCACTGTTCGTTGCGTAGCGCTGATTGGCATTCACCTTGATTACAGCGCCTTTGTTAATAGCAGGAGCGTGATTATTATCATGACGGCTGGCATAGTTAGGATGCAAGGCATGGGCGTTATCCGCAGACACCAACATAGAACGCTGCACAGCCTGTACAAATTGCTCAGGATTGGGTGTTAAGCGACGTAATACATCCTCTAAGAAAGGCCCATTAGCGCCGCAAGCGGACAAACTACCTATCTCTTCATGATCGGTACAAATCAACAAGCTTGGACGTTCGTTGTTAGCACTTAACAAGGCTTGTAACCCCACATAACAACTCAACAAGTTATCCAGCCTTGCCGAACAAATGTATTCTTTGTGCAAACCCACCAAGGCGGCTGGTTGCGTGTCATATAGGCTTAACTCAAAATCTAGAACCTGTTCTACTGCTAAATCTTCATACTGCTTTTGCAATTGCTCTAATAGCATTTGCTTGAGATCAAACTCATTATCCGCACCACAGAGAATCGGCAAAATCTCTTCTTGTGGATTAACAGAAAAGCCTTCATTTACTTTACGATTCAGGTGAATCGCCAGATTAGGCACCACTGCAATCGGTTCTTTAAAATCGATTAAGCGACTTTCAATATCGCCAGATCGAGTTTTAAAGGTGACTCGACCCGCAATCGATAAATCACGATCCAACCAAGTGTGCAGTAATACGCCACCGTACACTTCAACACCAAGCTGATGATAGCCAAAACGATCCACATGCGCGTTAGGTTTCAACTTCAAACAAGGACTGTCCGTATGGGCACCAATCATGCGCCAACCGGTTTGACTGACATCCAAAGTCGGTGTGGTAAAAGCAATTAAGGAAGATTCATTGCGAGTAACAAAATACTTGCCCCCCTCTTCAATCACCCAATTATCCTCTTCAAACAGCTCCTCATAACCTGCTGCTAGTAACTCTGAACGCATGCTATCAGTGGCATGAAAGGGAGTTGGTGACACTTGTAAGAAGGACAATAAGCTGTCATTAAATTTTGAATATTCCATATTTTTCCATAAGCAAAATGTTACAAAAGTGACTTTTTCACACTTAAGCTGGCCATACAGCCCAGTGTCTAATATGATTTTAACAATGATGTACTAAATAAACAGAGAGACACGACACCGGATGAACTTAAAACGCCTCATGCTTTGCCTGGTAACAGGCTATACTTTTGCCGTCTCCCCGGTATTCGCTTATCAAGAGTTACAGCCGCCTCATGAATACGATGACGTTTCACGAGAATTGGTTGAAATGCTCGAAGGCATTCATTACAACCGTCCTCATATTGATGACGCCATCTCCTCTATGGCCTTCGATTATTACATCGATGCCCTAGATCCAACCAAAAGTTTCTTTCT
The window above is part of the Marinomonas sp. THO17 genome. Proteins encoded here:
- a CDS encoding M18 family aminopeptidase, with the protein product MEYSKFNDSLLSFLQVSPTPFHATDSMRSELLAAGYEELFEEDNWVIEEGGKYFVTRNESSLIAFTTPTLDVSQTGWRMIGAHTDSPCLKLKPNAHVDRFGYHQLGVEVYGGVLLHTWLDRDLSIAGRVTFKTRSGDIESRLIDFKEPIAVVPNLAIHLNRKVNEGFSVNPQEEILPILCGADNEFDLKQMLLEQLQKQYEDLAVEQVLDFELSLYDTQPAALVGLHKEYICSARLDNLLSCYVGLQALLSANNERPSLLICTDHEEIGSLSACGANGPFLEDVLRRLTPNPEQFVQAVQRSMLVSADNAHALHPNYASRHDNNHAPAINKGAVIKVNANQRYATNSETASIYRDVAAQEDYDVQTFVVRSDMGCGSTIGPITSGEIGVPTIDIGLPTFGMHSIRELAGSHDAHGLYKVLTRFTKREKLISR